Proteins from a single region of Xiphophorus maculatus strain JP 163 A chromosome 22, X_maculatus-5.0-male, whole genome shotgun sequence:
- the LOC102225566 gene encoding dual specificity protein phosphatase 13-like isoform X3 has product MNVDYYGVEADDATNFILSPYFYPTARYIRAALAMGGRVFVHCLMGVSRSATLVLAFLMITEGLRLQEAVAAVRPHRDICPNPGFLLQLRCLDMSLERERRRKRQAQALGHLAKQGETPSLTELREILWTNRKPVSSVNEVWPKLYIGDESVARDKTRLSSLGVTHVLNAAAGQHRINTGQKFYTDIEVVYHGVEAADHPEFNLQPFFNSAAQFIDRALKENGKVLVHCAMGVSRSGALVLAYLMIHQSLTLVEAIMAVRLCRDIGPNSGFLEQLRKLELSLRTQSKQIAEDSNEGKPVSL; this is encoded by the exons ATGAATGTGGATTATTATGGGGTGGAGGCTGATGACGCAACAAACTTCATCCTCAGTCCTTACTTCTATCCAACAGCACGATACATCAGAGCTGCACTGGCAATGGGAG GAAGGGTGTTTGTACACTGTCTGATGGGAGTGAGCCGTTCTGCAACCCTAGTGTTGGCCTTCCTGATGATCACTGAGGGCCTGCGGCTGCAGGAGGCTGTGGCCGCCGTAAGGCCACACAGAGACATCTGTCCCAACCCAGGCTTCTTGCTGCAGCTGCGTTGCCTTGATATGAGCCtagagagggagaggagaagaaaaagacaggccCAGGCATT AGGTCATTTAGCAAAGCAGGGAGAAACACCATCCCTGACAGAGCTGAGGGAAATTCTCTGGACCAACAGGAAGCCAGTGAGCTCTGTCAATGAAGTGTGGCCAAAACTCTACATTGGAGATGA GTCTGTTGCTCGAGATAAAACCAGACTGTCATCTCTGGGTGTTACTCATGTGCTGAACGCGGCAGCAGGTCAACATCGGATCAACACCGGTCAGAAGTTTTACACTGATATTGAAGTCGTGTACCATGGCGTTGAGGCTGCAGACCATCCAGAGTTCAATCTCCAGCCATTTTTCAACTCTGCTGCACAGTTCATAGACCGCGCCTTGAAGGAAAATG GGAAAGTTCTTGTTCACTGTGCCATGGGTGTGAGCCGCTCTGGCGCGTTGGTTTTGGCCTATCTGATGATCCACCAGAGCCTGACGTTAGTGGAGGCCATCATGGCTGTCCGTCTGTGCCGAGACATCGGACCCAACTCAGGATTTCTGGAACAACTCAGAAAGCTGGAGTTGAGCCTTCGTACACAGAGCAAACAGATCGCTGAGGACAGTAACGAAGGAAAACCTGTTTCTCTGTAA
- the LOC102225566 gene encoding dual specificity protein phosphatase 13-like isoform X2 codes for MSLRDPPYEPPSVSELQEFLLADRRPTGHVNQVWPNVYIGNEVAARDKGALHGLGITHIVNAAHGPPTPGNGPCFYVNTGPRFYRDMNVDYYGVEADDATNFILSPYFYPTARYIRAALAMGGRVFVHCLMGVSRSATLVLAFLMITEGLRLQEAVAAVRPHRDICPNPGFLLQLRCLDMSLERERRRKRQAQALGHLAKQGETPSLTELREILWTNRKPVSSVNEVWPKLYIGDESVARDKTRLSSLGVTHVLNAAAGQHRINTGQKFYTDIEVVYHGVEAADHPEFNLQPFFNSAAQFIDRALKENGKVLVHCAMGVSRSGALVLAYLMIHQSLTLVEAIMAVRLCRDIGPNSGFLEQLRKLELSLRTQSKQIAEDSNEGKPVSL; via the exons ATGTCTCTTAGGGATCCCCCGTATGAACCTCCCTCTGTCTCTGAACTACAGGAGTTCTTACTGGCAGACAGACGCCCAACTGGTCATGTCAATCAAGTCTGGCCTAATGTTTATATAGGCAACGA GGTGGCAGCACGTGACAAAGGAGCTCTTCACGGTCTGGGTATTACCCACATCGTAAATGCTGCTCATGGGCCTCCAACCCCAGGCAATGGTCCCTGCTTTTATGTTAACACTGGCCCACGTTTCTACAGAGACATGAATGTGGATTATTATGGGGTGGAGGCTGATGACGCAACAAACTTCATCCTCAGTCCTTACTTCTATCCAACAGCACGATACATCAGAGCTGCACTGGCAATGGGAG GAAGGGTGTTTGTACACTGTCTGATGGGAGTGAGCCGTTCTGCAACCCTAGTGTTGGCCTTCCTGATGATCACTGAGGGCCTGCGGCTGCAGGAGGCTGTGGCCGCCGTAAGGCCACACAGAGACATCTGTCCCAACCCAGGCTTCTTGCTGCAGCTGCGTTGCCTTGATATGAGCCtagagagggagaggagaagaaaaagacaggccCAGGCATT AGGTCATTTAGCAAAGCAGGGAGAAACACCATCCCTGACAGAGCTGAGGGAAATTCTCTGGACCAACAGGAAGCCAGTGAGCTCTGTCAATGAAGTGTGGCCAAAACTCTACATTGGAGATGA GTCTGTTGCTCGAGATAAAACCAGACTGTCATCTCTGGGTGTTACTCATGTGCTGAACGCGGCAGCAGGTCAACATCGGATCAACACCGGTCAGAAGTTTTACACTGATATTGAAGTCGTGTACCATGGCGTTGAGGCTGCAGACCATCCAGAGTTCAATCTCCAGCCATTTTTCAACTCTGCTGCACAGTTCATAGACCGCGCCTTGAAGGAAAATG GGAAAGTTCTTGTTCACTGTGCCATGGGTGTGAGCCGCTCTGGCGCGTTGGTTTTGGCCTATCTGATGATCCACCAGAGCCTGACGTTAGTGGAGGCCATCATGGCTGTCCGTCTGTGCCGAGACATCGGACCCAACTCAGGATTTCTGGAACAACTCAGAAAGCTGGAGTTGAGCCTTCGTACACAGAGCAAACAGATCGCTGAGGACAGTAACGAAGGAAAACCTGTTTCTCTGTAA
- the LOC102225566 gene encoding inactive dual specificity phosphatase 27-like isoform X1 — translation MYSKMVLIVFVCLYSMSLRDPPYEPPSVSELQEFLLADRRPTGHVNQVWPNVYIGNEVAARDKGALHGLGITHIVNAAHGPPTPGNGPCFYVNTGPRFYRDMNVDYYGVEADDATNFILSPYFYPTARYIRAALAMGGRVFVHCLMGVSRSATLVLAFLMITEGLRLQEAVAAVRPHRDICPNPGFLLQLRCLDMSLERERRRKRQAQALGHLAKQGETPSLTELREILWTNRKPVSSVNEVWPKLYIGDESVARDKTRLSSLGVTHVLNAAAGQHRINTGQKFYTDIEVVYHGVEAADHPEFNLQPFFNSAAQFIDRALKENGKVLVHCAMGVSRSGALVLAYLMIHQSLTLVEAIMAVRLCRDIGPNSGFLEQLRKLELSLRTQSKQIAEDSNEGKPVSL, via the exons ATGTACTCAAAGATGGTGCTCATTGTATTTGTATGTCTGTACAGTATGTCTCTTAGGGATCCCCCGTATGAACCTCCCTCTGTCTCTGAACTACAGGAGTTCTTACTGGCAGACAGACGCCCAACTGGTCATGTCAATCAAGTCTGGCCTAATGTTTATATAGGCAACGA GGTGGCAGCACGTGACAAAGGAGCTCTTCACGGTCTGGGTATTACCCACATCGTAAATGCTGCTCATGGGCCTCCAACCCCAGGCAATGGTCCCTGCTTTTATGTTAACACTGGCCCACGTTTCTACAGAGACATGAATGTGGATTATTATGGGGTGGAGGCTGATGACGCAACAAACTTCATCCTCAGTCCTTACTTCTATCCAACAGCACGATACATCAGAGCTGCACTGGCAATGGGAG GAAGGGTGTTTGTACACTGTCTGATGGGAGTGAGCCGTTCTGCAACCCTAGTGTTGGCCTTCCTGATGATCACTGAGGGCCTGCGGCTGCAGGAGGCTGTGGCCGCCGTAAGGCCACACAGAGACATCTGTCCCAACCCAGGCTTCTTGCTGCAGCTGCGTTGCCTTGATATGAGCCtagagagggagaggagaagaaaaagacaggccCAGGCATT AGGTCATTTAGCAAAGCAGGGAGAAACACCATCCCTGACAGAGCTGAGGGAAATTCTCTGGACCAACAGGAAGCCAGTGAGCTCTGTCAATGAAGTGTGGCCAAAACTCTACATTGGAGATGA GTCTGTTGCTCGAGATAAAACCAGACTGTCATCTCTGGGTGTTACTCATGTGCTGAACGCGGCAGCAGGTCAACATCGGATCAACACCGGTCAGAAGTTTTACACTGATATTGAAGTCGTGTACCATGGCGTTGAGGCTGCAGACCATCCAGAGTTCAATCTCCAGCCATTTTTCAACTCTGCTGCACAGTTCATAGACCGCGCCTTGAAGGAAAATG GGAAAGTTCTTGTTCACTGTGCCATGGGTGTGAGCCGCTCTGGCGCGTTGGTTTTGGCCTATCTGATGATCCACCAGAGCCTGACGTTAGTGGAGGCCATCATGGCTGTCCGTCTGTGCCGAGACATCGGACCCAACTCAGGATTTCTGGAACAACTCAGAAAGCTGGAGTTGAGCCTTCGTACACAGAGCAAACAGATCGCTGAGGACAGTAACGAAGGAAAACCTGTTTCTCTGTAA
- the LOC102221948 gene encoding adenosine kinase-like isoform X2, with protein sequence MASDEPKAKKLKLSEDEKTESPSNKAAAELSSNLLFGMGNPLLDICAVVDKDFLDKYSLKPNDQILAEDKHKALFDELVKKFKVEYHAGGATQNSIKIAQWMIQEPHKVGTFFGCIGKDKFGEILKQKAEEAHVDAHYYEQDQEPTGTCAACITGDNRSLVANLAAANCYKKEKHLDLEENWELVEKAKVYYIAGFFLTVSLESILKVAKHASEKNKLFCMNLSAPFICQFFKDNLMQVMPYIDVLFGNESEAAAFAKEQDFETEDIKEIAKKAQALPKVNTKRQRIVVFTQGKDETIMALSDKIETFPVLKIDPKDIVDTNGAGDAFVGGFLSGLVQEKPLDQCVRAAHYSANVIIRRAGCTFPEKPDFK encoded by the exons ATGGCTTCTGATGAACCCAAAGCAAAGAAACTCAAACTTTCCGAGGATGAAAAGACAGAGTCTCCGAGCAATAAGGCTGCTGCCGAACTAAG CTCTAACTTGCTCTTTGGGATGGGAAACCCATTACTCGACATCTGTGCTGTTGTTGATAAAGACTTCTTGGACAA GTACTCTCTGAAGCCCAATGATCAGATCCTGGCTGAGGACAAGCACAAAGCACT ATTTGATGAGCTTGTAAAGAAATTCAAAGTAGAGTATCACGCCGGTGGAGCCACTCAGAACTCGATTAAGATCGCTCAG TGGATGATCCAAGAGCCCCACAAAGTCGGCACTTTCTTCGGCTGCATTGGGAAAGATAAGTTTGGAGAGATCCTCAAGCAGAAGGCGGAGGAGGCCCATGTGGACGCTCATTACTACGAGCAAGACCAAGAGCCCACGGGGACGTGCGCTGCTTGCATCACCGGAGATAACAG GTCTTTGGTAGCTAACCTAGCAGCTGCTAACTGCTATAAGAAGGAGAAGCATTTAGACTTGGAAGAAAACTGGGAGCTGGTGGAGAAAGCTAAAGTCTACTATATTGCT GGTTTCTTCCTGACTGTGTCTTTGGAGTCCATCCTGAAAGTGGCAAAGCACGCTTCTGAAAAGAACAAGCTATTCTGCATGAACCTTTCTGCACCTTTCATCTGCCAGTTTTTCAAGGACAACCTCATGCAGGTTATGCCTTACATTGACGTGTTATTCGGCAATGAATCG GAAGCGGCAGCTTTTGCTAAGGAGCAGGACTTTGAG actgAAGACATTAAGGAGATTGCCAAGAAAGCCCAGGCGTTACCCAAAGTTAACACAAAGAGACAGAGAattgttgtatttacccagggAAAGGACGAAACTATCATGGCCCTGA GTGATAAGATTGAGACATTCCCTGTCCTTAAGATTGACCCAAAGGATATTGTTGACACAAATGGTGCAGGCGACGCTTTTGTTGGAG GCTTCCTGTCTGGGCTTGTCCAAGAGAAACCTCTGGATCAGTGTGTCAGGGCAGCGCATTACTCTGCTAATGTCATCATCAGACGAGCAGGTTGCACCTTCCCAGAAAAGCCTGACTTCAAATGA
- the LOC102221948 gene encoding adenosine kinase-like isoform X3: protein MEVQPAEQIWSSNLLFGMGNPLLDICAVVDKDFLDKYSLKPNDQILAEDKHKALFDELVKKFKVEYHAGGATQNSIKIAQWMIQEPHKVGTFFGCIGKDKFGEILKQKAEEAHVDAHYYEQDQEPTGTCAACITGDNRSLVANLAAANCYKKEKHLDLEENWELVEKAKVYYIAGFFLTVSLESILKVAKHASEKNKLFCMNLSAPFICQFFKDNLMQVMPYIDVLFGNESEAAAFAKEQDFETEDIKEIAKKAQALPKVNTKRQRIVVFTQGKDETIMALSDKIETFPVLKIDPKDIVDTNGAGDAFVGGFLSGLVQEKPLDQCVRAAHYSANVIIRRAGCTFPEKPDFK, encoded by the exons ATGGAGGTACAACCAGCAGAGCAGATCTGGAG CTCTAACTTGCTCTTTGGGATGGGAAACCCATTACTCGACATCTGTGCTGTTGTTGATAAAGACTTCTTGGACAA GTACTCTCTGAAGCCCAATGATCAGATCCTGGCTGAGGACAAGCACAAAGCACT ATTTGATGAGCTTGTAAAGAAATTCAAAGTAGAGTATCACGCCGGTGGAGCCACTCAGAACTCGATTAAGATCGCTCAG TGGATGATCCAAGAGCCCCACAAAGTCGGCACTTTCTTCGGCTGCATTGGGAAAGATAAGTTTGGAGAGATCCTCAAGCAGAAGGCGGAGGAGGCCCATGTGGACGCTCATTACTACGAGCAAGACCAAGAGCCCACGGGGACGTGCGCTGCTTGCATCACCGGAGATAACAG GTCTTTGGTAGCTAACCTAGCAGCTGCTAACTGCTATAAGAAGGAGAAGCATTTAGACTTGGAAGAAAACTGGGAGCTGGTGGAGAAAGCTAAAGTCTACTATATTGCT GGTTTCTTCCTGACTGTGTCTTTGGAGTCCATCCTGAAAGTGGCAAAGCACGCTTCTGAAAAGAACAAGCTATTCTGCATGAACCTTTCTGCACCTTTCATCTGCCAGTTTTTCAAGGACAACCTCATGCAGGTTATGCCTTACATTGACGTGTTATTCGGCAATGAATCG GAAGCGGCAGCTTTTGCTAAGGAGCAGGACTTTGAG actgAAGACATTAAGGAGATTGCCAAGAAAGCCCAGGCGTTACCCAAAGTTAACACAAAGAGACAGAGAattgttgtatttacccagggAAAGGACGAAACTATCATGGCCCTGA GTGATAAGATTGAGACATTCCCTGTCCTTAAGATTGACCCAAAGGATATTGTTGACACAAATGGTGCAGGCGACGCTTTTGTTGGAG GCTTCCTGTCTGGGCTTGTCCAAGAGAAACCTCTGGATCAGTGTGTCAGGGCAGCGCATTACTCTGCTAATGTCATCATCAGACGAGCAGGTTGCACCTTCCCAGAAAAGCCTGACTTCAAATGA
- the LOC102221948 gene encoding adenosine kinase-like isoform X1, with translation MSAVSSNLLFGMGNPLLDICAVVDKDFLDKYSLKPNDQILAEDKHKALFDELVKKFKVEYHAGGATQNSIKIAQWMIQEPHKVGTFFGCIGKDKFGEILKQKAEEAHVDAHYYEQDQEPTGTCAACITGDNRSLVANLAAANCYKKEKHLDLEENWELVEKAKVYYIAGFFLTVSLESILKVAKHASEKNKLFCMNLSAPFICQFFKDNLMQVMPYIDVLFGNESEAAAFAKEQDFETEDIKEIAKKAQALPKVNTKRQRIVVFTQGKDETIMALSDKIETFPVLKIDPKDIVDTNGAGDAFVGGFLSGLVQEKPLDQCVRAAHYSANVIIRRAGCTFPEKPDFK, from the exons ATGTCTGCTGTGAG CTCTAACTTGCTCTTTGGGATGGGAAACCCATTACTCGACATCTGTGCTGTTGTTGATAAAGACTTCTTGGACAA GTACTCTCTGAAGCCCAATGATCAGATCCTGGCTGAGGACAAGCACAAAGCACT ATTTGATGAGCTTGTAAAGAAATTCAAAGTAGAGTATCACGCCGGTGGAGCCACTCAGAACTCGATTAAGATCGCTCAG TGGATGATCCAAGAGCCCCACAAAGTCGGCACTTTCTTCGGCTGCATTGGGAAAGATAAGTTTGGAGAGATCCTCAAGCAGAAGGCGGAGGAGGCCCATGTGGACGCTCATTACTACGAGCAAGACCAAGAGCCCACGGGGACGTGCGCTGCTTGCATCACCGGAGATAACAG GTCTTTGGTAGCTAACCTAGCAGCTGCTAACTGCTATAAGAAGGAGAAGCATTTAGACTTGGAAGAAAACTGGGAGCTGGTGGAGAAAGCTAAAGTCTACTATATTGCT GGTTTCTTCCTGACTGTGTCTTTGGAGTCCATCCTGAAAGTGGCAAAGCACGCTTCTGAAAAGAACAAGCTATTCTGCATGAACCTTTCTGCACCTTTCATCTGCCAGTTTTTCAAGGACAACCTCATGCAGGTTATGCCTTACATTGACGTGTTATTCGGCAATGAATCG GAAGCGGCAGCTTTTGCTAAGGAGCAGGACTTTGAG actgAAGACATTAAGGAGATTGCCAAGAAAGCCCAGGCGTTACCCAAAGTTAACACAAAGAGACAGAGAattgttgtatttacccagggAAAGGACGAAACTATCATGGCCCTGA GTGATAAGATTGAGACATTCCCTGTCCTTAAGATTGACCCAAAGGATATTGTTGACACAAATGGTGCAGGCGACGCTTTTGTTGGAG GCTTCCTGTCTGGGCTTGTCCAAGAGAAACCTCTGGATCAGTGTGTCAGGGCAGCGCATTACTCTGCTAATGTCATCATCAGACGAGCAGGTTGCACCTTCCCAGAAAAGCCTGACTTCAAATGA
- the LOC102222210 gene encoding AP-3 complex subunit mu-1-like, translating into MINSLFLISHSGDIFLEKHWKSVISRSVCDYFLEAKEKAGDPENVAPVLQTPHHYLISIYRGKLFFLSVTQTEVPPLFVIEFLHRVADTFQDYFGDCSEVLIKENTVTVYELLEEMLDNGFPLATESNVLKEMIRPPTILRSVVNTLTGGSNVGGTLPTGQLSNVPWRRAGVKYTNNEAYFDVIEEIDAILDKSGTTVFAEIQGVIEACVKLTGMPDLTLSFMNPRLLDDVSFHPCVRFKRWESEHVLSFIPPDGNFRLMSYHVSSQNLVAIPVYVKQNISFLETGSCGRLDITIGPKQTMGKTVESLMVTIPMPKSVLSVNLTATQGTYTFDLTTKVVLWDVGKLNPQKLPNLRGSISIQTGAPKPEENPSINIDMKLQQLAISGLKVSRLDMYGEKYKPFKGVKYVTKAGKFQVRT; encoded by the exons ATGATCAACAGCCTGTTTCTGATCAGCCACTCTGGAGACATCTTCCTGGAGAAGCACTGGAAGAGTGTCATTAGCAGGAGTGTGTGTGACTACTTTTTGGAGGCCAAGGAGAAGGCAGGGGACCCAGAGAATGTGGCCCCTGTGCTGCAGACCCCACACCACTATCTCATCTCTATCTACAGGGGCAAACTCTTCTTCCTCTCAGTTACCCAGACTGAAGTCCCCCCACTCTTTGTCATTGAGTTCCTGCACAGGGTGGCAGATACTTTTCAG GATTACTTTGGTGACTGCTCAGAGGTTTTGATCAAGGAGAACACGGTGACTGTTTACGAGCTTCTGGAGGAGATGCTGGACAACGGGTTTCCTCTGGCAACAGAGTCCAACGTCCTTAAGGAAATGATAAGGCCTCCGACCATCCTGCGATCGGTCGTAAATACCCTCACAG GAGGTAGCAATGTCGGGGGAACGTTGCCTACAGGCCAGTTGTCTAATGTTCCCTGGAGGCGGGCAGGTGTTAAATACACCAATAATGAGGCTTATTTCGATGTGATAGAGGAAATCGATGCCATTCTGGACAAATCAG GTACGACTGTCTTTGCAGAGATTCAGGGTGTGATTGAGGCCTGTGTGAAGCTCACTGGGATGCCTGATCTCACCCTGTCCTTCATG AATCCCCGACTCCTTGATGACGTGAGTTTCCACCCGTGCGTTCGTTTTAAGCGCTGGGAGTCGGAGCACGTCTTGTCTTTCATCCCGCCAGATGGAAACTTCAGGCTCATGTCGTATCATGTCAGCTCTCAAAA TCTTGTAGCCATTCCGGTGTACGTGAAGCAGAACATCAGCTTCTTAGAGACGGGTTCTTGTGGTCGTCTGGACATCACAATTGGGCCCAAGCAGACCATGGGGAAGACGGTGGAGAGCTTGATGGTCACTATTCCAATGCCTAAATCTGTGCTCAGTGTCAATCTCACAGCCACTCAGGGAACTTACACCTTTGACTTAACAACCAAG GTGGTCCTTTGGGACGTCGGGAAACTTAACCCCCAGAAGCTCCCCAACCTGCGAGGAAGCATCAGCATTCAGACGGGCGCCCCGAAGCCTGAAGAGAATCCCTCGATCAACATTGATATGAAGCTACAACAACTGGCCATATCAG GTCTCAAAGTGAGTCGTCTGGACATGTATGGAGAGAAGTACAAACCATTTAAAGGGGTTAAATATGTGACTAAAGCGGGAAAGTTCCAGGTCCGGACCTGA